AATTACAGAGATAAGGAAAGTAGTTTCACAATTTTATGTCCATTCATGGAAGGAAACGACAAAAACATAAGAGAACTCGAGAGAACCCAGATATCTCTTTTTATTCACAGTAAGGAGATATACATAAGggaa
The Plasmodium reichenowi strain SY57 chromosome Unknown, whole genome shotgun sequence DNA segment above includes these coding regions:
- a CDS encoding rhoptry neck protein 5 gives rise to the protein NYRDKESSFTILCPFMEGNDKNIRELERTQISLFIHKNIGMSRIIKGKLINIFKKTLNMRE